In the genome of Nitrososphaerales archaeon, one region contains:
- a CDS encoding CopD family protein has translation MRLDFLGATNIIVLLSLSIIIVNLLPVLAHPFTVDTDPKGLAQLQQAPESVIIAYSEPVEEGFSTIKVLDSSGNRVDNDDTRYFQGDNTKLVVTLKPLKDDVYTVISRVLSQVDGHVVEYTYAFVVGNPNVPIPTAHITPTQPPVYLPETFSRFPGLVGQVIIVGISFASLFLWLPVKLANLNSSIAKIRTLVDRRYGKSLLIGVSLVITSGFAMIFVQASSLGVGIEDAIATSFGTTWLVRMLLAFVTLALYFALRAKRPIGKIHHATVLGVGLALLATTTMIGHPAATTKPIAIALDFLHNIVASVWIGGLMYLAFVAIPTIRQLGLAARHAIISLLIPRFSSMTVVALGAVAITGPLMLWMLEDNVNDLLLTSYGKLLISKLILAGFMIGVGAFNQFNIHSKAIALVRAGKGATQTDVHSRFDKSLKVESAIGIALLLSVALLANSSLPAGELPIKALATSAISDRTFNDNIQGFRQTQFTDGAIVNLSIAPARTGMNNFVVRITDDANDTIDDIKVVRIKLTNVREGIGPLTSTLSHIKGADFQGNTTFTMNGRWNVEVLVERVAALSITAVFDVTIKPELNELRFNIEEYTMPVAESLPLFPLYDNGNLWVSDTAKARIFKFDIAKKEFQQYNVQGNLTTILDLDSKGNVWFLDPVSRTFGYVEPASGLFKTYRTPYSGLPISLDIDFDDNVWIALLDTNTIVKFTPSSEMFETFTPPTADSHPSAIIVDDFGTVWFTEAAAGKIAMLDRKTSAIEEYTPATGPMAEPFALLIDDDRKIWIAEHLGPKITRFDPTLQTFISYSVLDKNALPFGMTSDRFGNVWFAQHVTDAIGVLNPHSGKMIEVPVPTQTSFVQWLATDDLGRIWFAEQRSSKIGSVTIAERPEGIPMEPTEVTKPLFEVRYADIVASGISLAIIASSLFYVKSVRDLRKSVRLVKRSVL, from the coding sequence ATGAGACTTGATTTTTTGGGAGCAACGAACATAATCGTGCTTCTGTCCCTGTCGATCATCATAGTTAACCTTTTGCCTGTTCTTGCACATCCTTTTACTGTTGATACAGACCCAAAGGGTCTAGCTCAGCTTCAACAAGCACCTGAGAGCGTGATAATAGCATACAGTGAACCTGTTGAAGAAGGATTTAGTACCATCAAAGTACTCGATTCTTCTGGTAATAGAGTTGACAATGATGATACTAGGTATTTTCAGGGAGATAATACAAAACTAGTCGTTACACTCAAGCCGTTAAAAGACGATGTGTACACTGTGATATCGAGGGTTTTGTCGCAGGTTGATGGACATGTTGTGGAATATACATACGCTTTTGTCGTAGGAAATCCCAATGTTCCTATCCCAACAGCGCATATTACGCCAACCCAACCGCCTGTTTACCTACCTGAAACCTTCTCTAGATTTCCTGGGCTTGTGGGTCAAGTGATTATAGTCGGTATTAGCTTTGCATCATTATTTCTTTGGTTGCCAGTGAAGTTAGCGAACCTTAATTCTTCTATTGCAAAGATACGGACATTAGTTGATAGAAGATATGGTAAATCACTGCTAATTGGCGTTAGCCTTGTCATAACATCCGGTTTTGCAATGATCTTTGTGCAAGCATCATCGTTAGGGGTTGGCATTGAGGACGCTATTGCAACGAGTTTCGGTACCACATGGCTAGTAAGGATGCTATTAGCATTTGTCACACTTGCTCTATATTTTGCACTGAGAGCAAAGAGACCTATAGGGAAGATCCATCATGCAACTGTTTTGGGTGTAGGGTTAGCCCTCCTTGCTACAACTACAATGATCGGTCATCCAGCAGCAACTACAAAACCAATTGCTATAGCTTTAGATTTCCTGCACAATATTGTGGCATCTGTTTGGATTGGCGGTCTCATGTACCTTGCGTTCGTAGCAATACCAACCATAAGGCAATTAGGACTCGCTGCAAGGCATGCCATTATATCACTTCTCATACCAAGATTTTCAAGCATGACGGTAGTTGCGTTGGGCGCAGTTGCTATAACAGGGCCACTGATGCTTTGGATGCTTGAGGACAATGTGAACGACCTGTTGCTTACATCATATGGTAAGCTACTCATTAGTAAGCTTATCTTGGCTGGGTTTATGATAGGTGTTGGAGCGTTTAATCAATTCAACATTCATAGCAAGGCAATAGCGCTGGTCAGGGCTGGGAAAGGTGCCACACAAACAGATGTGCACAGCAGGTTTGACAAGAGCTTGAAAGTGGAATCTGCCATAGGGATAGCACTTTTGCTTAGCGTAGCCTTGCTTGCCAATTCGTCTCTTCCTGCGGGTGAATTACCAATAAAAGCACTTGCAACTTCTGCTATCTCTGACAGAACCTTCAATGACAACATACAAGGATTCAGGCAAACACAGTTCACTGATGGAGCAATAGTGAATCTTTCAATTGCACCTGCAAGAACGGGAATGAATAATTTTGTGGTAAGGATAACCGACGATGCTAACGACACTATTGATGACATAAAGGTAGTTAGGATCAAACTTACAAATGTTAGGGAAGGTATAGGGCCGCTGACATCCACCTTGTCTCATATAAAAGGTGCAGATTTTCAGGGCAATACTACCTTTACAATGAATGGTCGCTGGAATGTGGAAGTGCTAGTGGAGAGGGTGGCAGCATTAAGTATAACAGCAGTCTTTGATGTAACGATCAAGCCTGAACTTAATGAACTAAGATTCAACATAGAAGAGTATACGATGCCGGTGGCAGAATCCCTACCTCTGTTCCCACTGTATGACAATGGTAATCTATGGGTAAGTGACACTGCTAAGGCTCGCATCTTTAAATTTGATATAGCAAAGAAGGAGTTTCAACAATACAACGTACAGGGAAACTTGACCACCATACTTGATTTGGATAGTAAGGGAAATGTATGGTTCTTGGATCCAGTTAGCAGAACATTCGGTTACGTTGAGCCTGCTAGTGGGTTGTTCAAAACCTATAGGACACCTTATTCAGGTCTTCCCATATCACTTGATATAGACTTCGATGATAACGTATGGATTGCGTTGTTGGATACGAACACAATTGTGAAATTTACACCATCATCGGAGATGTTCGAGACATTCACGCCGCCGACAGCGGACTCGCACCCGTCCGCTATAATAGTTGACGATTTTGGCACCGTTTGGTTCACTGAAGCTGCTGCTGGCAAGATAGCTATGTTGGATCGCAAGACTAGCGCTATTGAGGAGTATACTCCTGCAACGGGGCCAATGGCTGAACCATTTGCTCTGCTCATTGACGATGATAGAAAGATATGGATTGCTGAACATCTTGGCCCCAAGATAACACGTTTTGATCCGACATTGCAAACGTTCATTAGTTATTCAGTTCTTGACAAGAACGCTTTGCCTTTTGGAATGACATCAGATAGATTCGGAAATGTGTGGTTTGCTCAACATGTTACTGACGCTATAGGAGTGTTGAATCCACACAGTGGTAAGATGATAGAGGTTCCTGTGCCTACGCAAACGTCATTTGTGCAATGGCTCGCAACAGACGACTTGGGAAGGATATGGTTTGCTGAACAAAGATCGTCAAAGATTGGCAGTGTGACTATTGCAGAAAGACCTGAGGGTATACCGATGGAACCTACCGAGGTGACAAAACCATTGTTCGAGGTAAGATACGCTGACATCGTTGCATCAGGTATTTCTTTGGCAATAATAGCTTCGTCGCTATTTTACGTAAAGAGCGTCCGCGATCTGAGAAAGAGTGTTAGACTAGTTAAGAGATCGGTTCTGTAA
- a CDS encoding matrixin family metalloprotease produces the protein MICLSSTASKEYEDLFVKAVEEWKSRWDHFSYTISNGSGCHINVHIVSTHSKVTGHGYSGYTYIEYWDQSSITKADIILPTHSKIVFSEVVKGKRVTTESTQPLSKELFYRAALHEFGHALNLGHFDDNGEEPIDIMYAYPADDDQEQAISQRDIEALNWLYLGFFESHLTVRTDKRHYNIGDMIKIYGKVGPVVLQKEVKVEVIGKNDELYTDNISISSDGTFSSRMKMPTEANGSFKVMAFYNGIIADAVFYVGDQDKVSEAGLSQSSFNISNGSKESSVKILKTLLVDAAGSEVTSVGAKEQVFIHSSLLSNLPSPVEATYIIQIKNAAGHTAELSYVTYDLVNGSSTFTQSWIPNEPDIYYIQIFIWNNSPKPEPLTESPVELQFVVY, from the coding sequence ATGATCTGTCTTTCAAGCACAGCAAGTAAAGAGTATGAAGATCTCTTTGTAAAAGCTGTTGAGGAATGGAAGTCAAGATGGGATCATTTTAGCTACACAATCTCTAATGGTTCCGGCTGCCATATCAACGTGCATATAGTTAGCACACATTCCAAAGTAACAGGTCATGGATATTCCGGTTATACCTATATAGAATACTGGGATCAGTCATCCATAACCAAAGCAGATATCATCTTACCAACTCACTCAAAGATCGTGTTCTCAGAAGTGGTGAAGGGGAAGCGTGTCACAACGGAGAGTACCCAGCCTCTCTCCAAAGAGTTGTTTTATAGGGCAGCATTGCATGAATTTGGCCATGCATTAAACCTCGGACACTTTGATGACAATGGCGAAGAACCGATAGACATTATGTACGCATATCCGGCGGATGATGATCAGGAGCAAGCAATATCACAGCGTGATATCGAAGCGCTAAACTGGCTTTACCTAGGTTTCTTTGAAAGCCATCTTACAGTACGAACAGATAAAAGGCATTACAACATTGGTGATATGATAAAGATTTATGGAAAGGTTGGCCCTGTAGTGCTTCAGAAAGAAGTTAAGGTAGAAGTTATTGGTAAGAATGACGAATTATACACAGATAACATATCCATAAGCTCAGATGGAACATTTAGCTCTAGGATGAAGATGCCTACAGAAGCAAATGGTTCCTTCAAGGTGATGGCATTTTACAATGGTATAATTGCTGACGCTGTATTTTATGTGGGTGATCAAGATAAAGTAAGTGAAGCAGGTCTCAGCCAATCTTCTTTTAATATTTCCAATGGCAGCAAGGAATCAAGTGTAAAGATTCTCAAGACCTTGCTTGTTGATGCTGCAGGTTCAGAGGTTACTTCCGTAGGTGCAAAGGAACAGGTTTTCATACACTCATCATTGCTAAGCAACCTTCCTTCTCCTGTGGAGGCAACCTATATAATCCAGATAAAAAATGCTGCCGGTCATACCGCAGAGCTCTCTTATGTAACATACGACTTGGTAAACGGGTCATCAACATTCACCCAATCTTGGATTCCCAATGAACCTGACATCTATTATATACAGATCTTTATCTGGAATAATTCTCCAAAGCCAGAACCACTTACTGAAAGCCCGGTTGAATTGCAATTTGTAGTGTATTGA
- a CDS encoding S8 family serine peptidase: MELNRNIKVLALLLAVALLSTATIAPFGMAFANNDKQKYVPGELLIKFNEDSKSIKEQILKKHGAKIVDSIEQIDVQVIKVPSQALGSVESALRNNKAVKYVEKNFLLEPAVVPNDPYYYRQWHLSKIGAPSGWDIGKGSANTSVAILDTGVDPSHPDLKDKLLNGYNFYDNNSNWSDVCGHGTGVAGTAAAVTNNGIGVAGVAWENKILPIRITDTNCYGYYSTMAKGIVFAADNGARVANISFRIFNGDTLTDAAKYMYNKGGWVVAAGGNTGTYENYKDNPYIISVSATDSTDNITSFSSYGPYIDFAAPGSSIYTTSNGGSYGYKSGTSFSSPVTAGLIALMFSQSPGMTSNDVYDILKRSAVDRGTAGYDNYYGWGRIDAYNALKLASSYNLLQNNHDVSVTNASVQESAIQGDAVTINVSVVNEGAVSETFDVKVTDLTDSVSIGMRSVTLTSGSSSTVSFTWNTEGATLGTHTLQAEAIAVAGETDFSDNVKKASINISQASDLPKAVSVNSISYYKEGGRQNSLHLKIVASLIDDMGNAVPSAVVTIDVYVNNVLYTTASGTSGTDGKVAFKLNRAPAGCYNTIVTNVKSSGLTWDGNTPANGICK, encoded by the coding sequence ATGGAGTTAAACAGGAACATCAAGGTTCTGGCGCTGCTGCTAGCTGTTGCATTGCTCTCAACTGCAACGATTGCGCCATTTGGGATGGCATTTGCTAATAATGATAAGCAAAAATATGTTCCAGGTGAACTGTTAATAAAATTCAACGAAGATTCAAAATCTATTAAGGAGCAGATACTAAAAAAGCATGGAGCAAAAATAGTTGATAGCATAGAGCAGATCGATGTTCAAGTGATAAAGGTACCAAGTCAAGCATTGGGGTCAGTAGAATCTGCACTTCGCAACAACAAGGCAGTAAAATACGTAGAGAAGAACTTCTTACTTGAACCGGCTGTCGTGCCCAACGATCCATATTATTATAGGCAGTGGCACCTAAGCAAGATCGGGGCGCCAAGTGGTTGGGATATAGGTAAGGGCAGCGCAAACACTTCCGTAGCTATACTTGATACTGGGGTGGATCCATCGCATCCGGATCTGAAAGACAAATTGCTAAATGGGTACAATTTCTATGATAACAACAGCAACTGGTCAGACGTTTGTGGGCATGGCACAGGCGTTGCTGGAACTGCAGCTGCTGTAACAAACAATGGCATAGGTGTGGCTGGCGTTGCATGGGAAAATAAGATCCTTCCAATACGCATAACAGATACCAACTGCTATGGCTATTATTCAACAATGGCCAAAGGCATAGTGTTTGCAGCTGACAATGGTGCAAGGGTTGCAAACATTAGTTTCAGAATATTCAATGGAGACACGTTGACAGATGCTGCGAAGTATATGTATAACAAAGGCGGATGGGTCGTAGCTGCTGGTGGGAACACTGGAACGTATGAGAATTACAAGGATAACCCATACATAATATCTGTAAGTGCCACCGACTCTACTGACAATATAACCTCATTTTCATCATATGGACCTTACATAGACTTTGCAGCACCTGGTTCCAGCATATACACAACTAGCAACGGCGGTTCCTATGGCTACAAGAGCGGAACATCTTTCTCATCGCCAGTAACTGCTGGTCTGATTGCCTTGATGTTCTCGCAAAGTCCAGGCATGACATCAAATGATGTGTATGACATATTGAAGCGATCTGCAGTTGACCGTGGCACAGCAGGCTATGATAATTACTATGGCTGGGGAAGAATAGATGCCTACAACGCATTGAAACTTGCTAGTTCATACAATTTGCTACAGAACAACCATGACGTTTCAGTTACAAATGCGAGTGTGCAGGAATCTGCTATCCAAGGAGATGCTGTCACAATCAATGTTAGCGTTGTGAACGAGGGTGCTGTAAGCGAAACATTTGATGTAAAGGTAACCGACCTTACCGATTCTGTATCTATAGGCATGAGGAGTGTAACGCTTACCTCTGGTTCCTCAAGCACTGTTTCATTTACTTGGAACACGGAGGGGGCAACGTTGGGTACGCATACGCTGCAAGCAGAAGCAATTGCAGTTGCAGGCGAAACGGACTTTTCTGACAATGTCAAAAAGGCATCAATTAACATAAGTCAAGCATCTGACCTTCCCAAAGCGGTCAGCGTTAATTCCATCAGCTATTACAAGGAAGGGGGGCGACAAAATAGCTTGCATCTAAAAATAGTGGCATCATTAATCGATGATATGGGCAACGCAGTGCCCAGCGCAGTGGTTACGATCGATGTTTACGTTAATAACGTATTATATACTACTGCAAGTGGCACAAGTGGTACTGATGGAAAGGTCGCATTCAAGTTGAATAGAGCGCCTGCTGGATGCTATAATACTATAGTTACAAATGTGAAATCCTCAGGCTTGACATGGGATGGAAATACTCCCGCTAACGGCATCTGCAAGTGA